The following proteins are encoded in a genomic region of Struthio camelus isolate bStrCam1 chromosome 3, bStrCam1.hap1, whole genome shotgun sequence:
- the CRNKL1 gene encoding crooked neck-like protein 1: MASTAAGKQRIPKVAKVKNKAPAEVQITAEQLLREAKERELELLPPPPQQKITDEEELNDYKLRKRKTFEDNIRKNRTVISNWIKYAQWEESLKEIQRARSIYERALDVDYRNVTLWLKYAEMEMKNRQVNHARNIWDRAITTLPRVNQFWYKYTYMEEMLGNVAGARQVFERWMEWQPEEQAWHSYINFELRYKEVDRARTIYERFVIVHPDVKNWIKYARFEEKHSYFAHARKVYERAVEFFGEEHMDEHLYVAFAKFEENQKEFERVRVIYKYALDRIPKQEAQNLFKNYTIFEKKFGDRRGIEDIIVSKRRFQYEEEVKANPHNYDAWFDYLRLVESDADADTVREVYERAIANVPPIQEKRHWKRYIYLWINYALYEELEAKDPERTRQVYQACIELIPHKKFTFAKIWLLYAQFEIRQKNLPLARRALGTSIGKCPKNKLFKGYIELELQLREFDRCRKLYEKFLEFAPENCTSWIKFAELETILGDIDRARAIYELAIGQPRLDMPEVLWKSYIDFEIEQEEYEKTRNLYRRLLQRTQHVKVWISFAQFELSAGKEESLPRCRQVYEEANKAMRNCEEKEERVMLLESWRNFEQEFGTDNTKERIDKLMPEKIKKRRKLQAEDGSDAGWEEYYDYIFPEDTANQPNLKLLAMAKLWKKQQQESEAAEMDPDKDIDESQS, encoded by the exons ATGGCGTCTACGGCGGCCGGGAAGCAGCGGATTCCGAAAGTGGCGAAG GTGAAAAATAAAGCACCTGCAGAAGTTCAGATCACAGCAGAACAGCTtttaagagaagcaaaagagagagagcttGAACTTCTTCCACCACCTCCTCAACAGAAGATCACAGATGAGGAGGAGCTAAATGACTATAAACTTCGCAAAAGGAag ACTTTTGAAgataacataagaaaaaacagaactgttaTCAGTAACTGGATAAAGTACGCACAATGGGAGGAAAGcctaaaagaaatacaaag AGCTCGTTCCATTTACGAACGTGCTTTAGACGTAGACTACAGAAATGTCACTCTCTGGCTGAAATATGCAGAAATGGAAATGAAGAACCGCCAGGTTAATCACGCCCGCAACATTTGGGATCGAGCCATTACTACCCTCCCCAGGGTCAACCAGTTCTG GTATAAGTATACTTACATGGAAGAGATGTTGGGGAATGTTGCTGGAGCACGTCAGGTGTTTGAACGTTGGATGGAGTGGCAACCAGAGGAGCAAGCTTGGCATTCCTATATTAACTTCGAGCTGAGATACAAGGAGGTGGACAGGGCGCGTACCATTTATGAGAGAT TTGTTATTGTTCATCCTGATGTTAAAAACTGGATCAAGTATGCCCGCTTTGAAGAGAAGCACAGTTACTTTGCTCACGCAAGGAAAGTATATGAGAGGGCAGTGGAGTTCTTTGGAGAAGAGCATATGGATGAGCATTTGTACGTGGCTTTTGCAAAATTTGAGGAGAACCAGAAAGAA tttgaaagagTAAGAGTGATCTACAAATATGCCTTGGATAGAATTCCAAAACAGGAGGCCCAAAATCTCTTTAAGAATTACACCATCTTTGAGAAGAAGTTTGGGGACAGAAGGGGAATTGAAGACATTATTGTCAGCAAGAGGAGATTCCAGTATGAAGAGGAAGTGAAG GCGAATCCACATAATTATGATGCATGGTTTGACTATCTGAGGTTAGTTGAAAGCGATGCTGATGCCGACACTGTCCGAGAAGTGTATGAAAGAGCCATTGCCAATGTTCCCCCAATTCAAGAGAAGAGACACTGGAAGAGATATATCTATCTTTGGATCAATTATGCATTATATgaagagctggaggcaaag GATCCAGAACGAACCAGACAGGTGTATCAGGCATGTATTGAGCTCATTCCACACAAGAAG tttacgTTTGCCAAAATATGGCTGCTGTATGCACAATTTGAAATACGACAGAAAAATCTTCCGCTTGCCAGAAGAGCTTTG gggACATCCATAGGTAAATGTccaaaaaacaaactgtttaaaGGTTATATTGAATTGGAATTACAATTGCGAGAATTTGATCGTTGCCGAAAGCTGTATGAAAAATTCCTGGAGTTTGCACCAGAAAACTGCACATCATGGATTAAATTCGCTGAATTAGAGACCATTCTTGGTGATATCGACAGAGCCCGTGCAATATATGAGTTGGCTATTGGCCAGCCTCGGTTAGACATGCCAGAG GTTCTTTGGAAATCCTATATTGACTTTGAAATTGAGCAAGAAGAGTATGAGAAAACAAGAAACCTTTACCGCAGATTACTTCAGCGGACACAACACGTTAAA GTATGGATCAGTTTTGCACAGTTCGAGCTTTctgctgggaaggaggagagtTTGCCAAGATGCCGGCAAGTTTATGAAGAAGCTAATAAGGCAATGCGAAACtgtgaggagaaagaggagagagtcATGCTTCTGGAATCCTGGAGAAACTTTGAACAGGAGTTTGGCACTGATAACACTAAAGAGAGGATAGATAAACTTATgcctgaaaaaataaagaagagaagaaaacttcAGGCTGAAGATGGG TCTGATGCTGGCTGGGAGGAATACTATGATTATATTTTCCCAGAAGATACTGCCAATCAGCCCAATCTCAAGCTACTTGCGATGGCTAAACTGTGGAAGAAACAGCAACAGGAGAGTGAAGCTGCAGAGATGGATCCTGACAAAGACATTGATGAAAGCCAGTCTTAG